In Papaver somniferum cultivar HN1 chromosome 9, ASM357369v1, whole genome shotgun sequence, the genomic stretch ATTTACTCCATTAATATTGATCCATCATGGTCGTCATCGCAACAAATCGAgatgattcaagttgattgtgcaATTAAACGGACACGGTATTTACAAGTTTTGGGTTCTGGTAATGGCttagtttgcttgaaatcttGGGGTGAAAATTTGATTTACGTTTGGAATCCATCTACTAAAGAATTGAAGGAAATACCCAAGCATCCGTGTCAAGATGGATCATATCCTACTCAATACCGTTTTGGGTTTGGTTACAATTCCAAGACATTTCCAAACATTCCTTTTTTATTCTCAAGTTTTACACCAAATTCTATACAACAACATGTGTTTCTTGATGGAACTTTATATTGGATTATTGTACATCGTGGTACCTTGGAGTCAATAAGTTCCTTTAATATTGCTAATGAGAGTTTACAAGAAGTTCCACCACCCAGCAGAGATCTTGCTAATCTAGAATTGTGCGTAATTAGAGGTTGCCTTTACCTCTCTGGAGTTCTTGGCAAAGGCAACTCTATGTCAGAGTATGGTGCAAGAAAGCCTTGGACTAAAGTGTGCAACATAAACACAACCTTCGATTGGCAGGAGCATCTTCTACACATTGGTGAGATTCTTTTACAGAAGTGGCGGGGATGAAGTGGCGATTTTTATCTCTATGACCCATCTCGTGGAAAAGATAGCTATAGGAAAGTGGAGCTCAATGGTATTGCCAAAATGGGTGGAGCATGTCCGTATGTTGAGAGCTTGGTTTCACTAAAACCAGGCACCTATTTGGTATGAAACCTATGAAGAAAGAAACAGGAAGACGCTAAAGCTATGGCAGCCATTACAGTTTCAGTTCCGTTGAAGTAATATGTGATGCTTTTGTTTTTGCTGTTAGCGCCCCTTCCATTCTCTTGTGACTTTCTTTCATTTTCTGAATAAAACTACAAATGAATTTATGGCAAATCTTGGTACTGATCAAGTACAACCAATTGTGGGTATTGAAATAAAGAAGTAGATTCTAATTagaagaaaggaaatcaaaacaagacCATCTGCATCTACAAAAAGAAGTGTCAGAATTTTGACACTTGCTCTGTTAATCAAATCTGTTCAAAGTCTTGAAATAAGTCACATTTGAAATCCTGAACTGACCACAAAAAGGGTAATTGGTAACATATGATTGCTGGACATGTACACCGAAAACGTAAAGCTGATAATATTCAGAACTGGACATATTTTTATTTAACAAAGACAGCTTCACTGGTCTTTCGAGGACTGCAAGACAAATGAAGCAGCGCAAGATCATTAGGAAGACAGCCCAACTAAAAGGAACAAAAAAGATAGGAAATTTCAAAAAAGGCTCGAATGCTACCTGGAAAAATTCCTTGAAATTCTTAAAGTTTTGTTTCCTCCTTGCAGCTGGAAATTGAAAATTCAAACAACTTATGAAGCATCACACTAGGAAAAACATAATTAATAGCTGTGGGAATGACAATGGAGGCAATTAGATATATACAACGTACCAAATAAAGCAGCATCTTCTATTCGTTTGTTAGTCCTAACAGCCCATCTTTGAAAACCACGGCTGCATACAAGAATAACATAACAAATTAGCCAAAGCCTGCTTTAATACAGTTCAAAAACTAGGCTAAACTAGTTCTTTTTCATAGATTTTTGTCTTAGAAGTTGGAACATTGTTTCCAGGAAAATTGACTCATTCCCTTGGATGTTCATTGTCAGAGTCAACACACTGGTGAATACACATTCTATGGAGTCATCATACACAAATTCTTCATAGATTCTATAAAATGTTATATTTTGATTCCCACAAAGGGCTAActcaaaaattaaaactaaactaTCTCAAATTCTCAATTCAAGTAAGCAAAGGGCCTACCAACATTCAAGAACAATCTAAGTATGTATGCAACCATGATATCCGACCCTGTCCTAGCTCCATAGATGTTACTAGTTCAAATTCCTATAAAGAGCATATCCATGACGAATTTGTTCTATTTCAGCTAAAGTAGAATATTTCAGAAACTGCAAACGAATAAATGTGAAAATTTAAGGGTGTGTTTCGTACCTGTTAGCAAGACTGTTAACAACTAATTCATTAATCAAGTAAGTAAGAACTCTGTGCATAAAACCCCCTCCTCCACCTGCCATGGTCGATTCCAATCTGCGAGATAGAGTTTTTAACCCTAACTTGTTCAGGAAGATGTTATAAAAAAAACCCGAATGGACTTGCCGGGTTTTATAATCTTCACGAACACGACAGTGAAAATGCAGAAACCGACGTTTATATAGGTAAAAAAAGACACTAATAGTTAACCGTCTAGTCATTGTTGTGGGCCTATGAAGTTGTACGGTTCAGATTTATTTCTGATTATATTTTTCTAGGCAAAATTATATCGTCTTCTAATGCGCGCGGTCGGCAGTATAAATACTatataggaaaatttcttgtttgatcCTAggtccatata encodes the following:
- the LOC113312420 gene encoding uncharacterized protein LOC113312420; protein product: MIQVDCAIKRTRYLQVLGSGNGLVCLKSWGENLIYVWNPSTKELKEIPKHPCQDGSYPTQYRFGFGYNSKTFPNIPFLFSSFTPNSIQQHVFLDGTLYWIIVHRGTLESISSFNIANESLQEVPPPSRDLANLELCVIRGCLYLSGVLGKGNSMSEYGARKPWTKVCNINTTFDWQEHLLHIGEILLQKWRG